AGGAGACAGCATTGAAGTCTATCCGGCTTATCATACCGAGGCATTTCGAATCGAATTCTTTGGAGACGAGGTGGATTCGATCGCGAGGATCCATCCTGTAACTGCTCAGGTCATTGCTAAGCAGGAGAAATGTTTTATCTATCCTGCAAAACACTTTATCATGGCGGCTCCTCTTATCAAGGATGCGATCCTTAGGATCAAAGATGAGATGGCGGAACAAGAGGCAAAGTTCACTAAGGAGAATAAGTTTCTTGAAGCGCAAAGGATAGTGTCTCGAACCAATTATGATATGGAAATGCTCCAAGAGATGGGATACTGCAACGGGATCGAAAATTATTCCCGTCATCTTACAGGTAGACAAGAAGGAGAAAGGCCTGCTTGTCTGATCGATTATTTCAGAGGAGATTTCCTTCTGATCGTAGATGAGTCTCATGTTACTATTCCTCAGGTTGGGGGAATGTTCGCAGGCGATAAGGCACGAAAGCAGACTCTGGTGGATTTTGGGTTCAGACTTCCTTCCGCATTGGACAATCGTCCTCTGAACTTTACGGAATTTGAATCCTTAACTCCTCGGACATTGTATGTTTCTGCAACACCGGCCGAATATGAGATTGAAAAAAGTAAGATAAGAGTAGAGCAGATCATTCGTCCTACCGGTCTCTTGGATCCGATGGTAGAAGTTCGTCCTACCAAAAACCAAGTCGAAGATCTTCTAGTAGAGATCCGCAAACGGATTGAAAAAGAGGAGAGAGTCTTAGTTACCACTCTTACTAAGAAGATGGCTGAGGATCTCACCGACTATTATAAGGAACTAGGACTGAAGGTATCTTATCTGCATTCCGAAGTGGATACTTTGGAGAGGGTAGAAATCATCCGAGATCTGAGAAAGGGAATCTACGATGTTCTAATCGGGATCAATCTACTCAGAGAAGGTTTAGATATTCCGGAGGTTTCTCTCGTCGCAATCTTGGACGCGGACAAGGAAGGTTTTCTTAGAAATTATAAATCCTTAATACAAACGATTGGACGGGCCGCGAGGAACGTGAGCGGAACTGCAGTGCTGTATGCGGATAAGATGACTGATTCTATGACAAAGGCAATCGAAGAGACCAAGCGTAGACGAAGCATCCAAGAAGAACACAATCATAAGTATAAGATCTCTCCTCAGACAATCAAGAAGCAGATCGGCGATATCATCGAAAGAACTGAAAAAGATCTGACTCCTGAAGAAGCAGCTTCTGAAGAGATAGATAAGAAATTCAGAGAAAAGAATTTCTCTTCTAAAGAAGAGATGAAGGAAAGGCTCCGAGAGGAAATGTTAAAAGCAGCAAAAGAACTCGATTTCGAGAGGGCTGCGATGCTCCGGGACAAGATGCTTTCCATTAAATAATCGAGGAATTCATGGGTTTTAGTATTACCATAGTCACAATAGCCATCACTACGATCCTTAGCTTATACACTTTGTATTCGGATCAGAATCTATTAGATAAACTGATCTTACGTCCGTTTAGGGACTCGAGAGAAGGGAACTATTACACTCTCGCGACCAGCGGATTTATCCACGCAGACTTGCAGCATCTATTGTTCAATATGCTGACTCTCTATTTCTTTGGTGGGGTAGTGGATCATATCATGGGCCCGATGGGCTTCATGGGACTTTATTTGGCGAGTATCATCATTGCGAACTTGATCACTTTTAACAAGTACAAGAATGATCCGAATTACGGAAGCTTGGGTGCTTCTGGAGGAACTTCAGGAATCGTATTCGCTTCGGTATTATTTTATCCGTATTCTCATATTTATTTCTTCTTCATTCCGATTCCGATCCCTGGGCCTTTATATGCGGTATTGTATCTAGCGTATTCTTATTATGCTTCTAAGAATAATAGAGATGGGATCAATCATGATGCGCATCTTTACGGATCTTTGACCGGACTCGCAGTGGCAATGCTTGTGGAGCCCGGTTCTGCAATCGCTTTCTTACATTATATAACAGGAATATTCTTGTAAGGAATTCGCAAAAGGGATCATCCCCCTTTTGCGATCTTATCTTTGATAAACGCTTTGAATTTATCGGATCCGAAGCTTACATCCATTTTAATGATCTCAGGAGCAAGATACGGATGCTTCTTCATGATATATTCTTCGATCGCTGTGTACTGATCCGCCTTTGCTTTTAATAGGATCTTGTTTTCCGAATCGATGGTAAGTTTGCCTTCCCATTGATACAATAGAGAAACTTCCGGAAAAATAGTACCGCTAGTGATGATTCCAAGCTGGAGCATTTCCGCTATGTATTCTTCTGCCAGATCTCGGTCCGCCAAGGTAGTAAATATAAGAATTTCTTGCGATGAAGCCATTCATTTCCTCCAAGAGAAAGGAAGATAGAAGATCTCTATGGTTTGTCCAGTCTTTCTTCCTGTTCTTGCCATACAATTTCGGCATCAGAAGAAGTCTTAGTCTGATGATCTCTTGCGTACGTCCGAGGATCTATCTGTTTTGATCAGTATCTTGGTGCGTTCGGATTGGAATAATTTCCCTTTCCAGAATTCGGCATGGAGCCACCCGAGCTAGAAGGTTCAAAATTATCGCAGACATTTCTACATTGAGCGATGCAGTTTTCTCTTTTACGATTCAATGTGACTGCCGTGATTACCGTTTCTACTGCAGGACTCGGATATTCCTTCCAGCATTTATCCTTACAATCGCTGTACAGGCTAGTGCAATTACGAGCGTCGTAAGGGCTACGATTCTGTTCTGTCATCAACTGAAAGAGCTCTTGCTCTTCTTTGGTCTTGAAGTTTTGCTTCTTTCCTTTTCGAGCAAGTTCCGCCTTGCTTAGATTAGCCTCGTCTACCGTAGGCACATCTTCTAGGACAGCTCTTTCGCTTCCCTTCGGCGCGCTCCCTCTACTCCAATCCACTGCAAAATAGCAGTTCGTCAAAAGGAGAAGGATCAGGATTTGCGATTTATTTTTCATAAGGAAGGGGTCGATATTATCTAGAAAGCTCTCGGATTAGTAAACTTCCCTTCGATTTTCTCGCAAGGAAAGAAAAGCTCGATTTTAAAAACTAGACCCTTAGGATTAGAAGATTTTAATTCGTCGCTTAACAAAGAAGGATGACGTTTTTTGCGTATTTTCATCCCAATTTTGAAGGAAAAAAATTTCCGAAACGCGTCTCATAAGTATTGAAGGGCAAATCGCCTGTCCTACTATATGCTAAGACCCGAAAACATGGATAGGAGGTTCGAGTGAGTAGATCCTTTTCAAGCAAATCGGTAAGTCGTCGTCTCTTTCTTTTCACCTTAGTTTTCCTATTTATATCCAATTGTAGCACTTTCGCCTGGGGATGGGTTAAGGTCCCTTCCGGATTCGCATGGGATCAGGACCAGGTTGGGATTCTGGATCGCAGTCCTGCAGAAGGATTCTCAGTACTATATCCAGAAGAGGCTGGTCTGGATTCGAAACCTCTCATAGAATTATCTAAGAAACTCCGGAAGGATAAAACAGAAGTGCGTTCCCTTCTTATATTGAAAGAAGGCAACCTGGTTTGGGAGAGATACGCAGGCGGAGTCTCCAGGCAACACAATCATAATATGTATTCTGTCACCAAATCGGTGACCTCTCTATTATTAGGGATTTGTTATACGAATTCCTGCGGAGTGGATTTGGACGAAAGTCTTGCCTCCGTCGAGACTGGACTACCTGGCCTATTGCCCGCTGAGTTGAGCGGAAAAGAATCCATTCGTTTAAAGGACGCCATGCACATGAGTTCCGGAATGGGCTGGGATTCTTTCGCTAAGAAGGAAGATATCAGAACCGAATCGGATCCTCTTGCGATTGCCTGGACTCCAACAGTTTCCGCTCCTCCTGGAACAAAATTCGAATATTCTAATGGAGACACTCAGCTTGTTGCCGGATACTTGGAAGCCAAGACAGGAAAGAGCTTGTACGAATACTCTAAGAATACTGCTTTCTCTTGGTTAGGCATCAAAGGAGAAGAATGGTATACATCTTCTTCCGGAAGACAAACTGCCGGATTCGGACTTCGTTTAAGAGCGATCGATATGCTCAAGATAGGACAGCTTTATTTAGAAGGTGGAAAATGGAAGGGCCGCCAAGTGCTTCGTCCGGAATGGATTGCTTGGACCTTGGAGCCAGGAGTAGACAAGAGATACGGTCTGCAATTTTGGCTGCATGAGTTCGAAGGCAAGCCTACCTTTATGGCGAACGGAAAGGGCGGGCAATTCATTTATGTAATTCCTCATCGCAAGATAGTAATCGTAATGACTAGCGCAATCTGGGACCAAGCTCCGGATAATGTGTTAGCTTCCGTATTGGAATCTGTTAAGTCGTCCTTGCATTCCAAAGAAAAGACTGCTTCTTTAGAAAGAGAGGAGGCTGTATTGAAAGAGCTAAAGACCGCTCATAAGACCTCACTGGATCCGAAACTAAAAGAAGGCGCAGACGAAACAAGAATTGCAGCGGAACCAGGGATGAAGCAGAATCATCCTTAATGAAGACCGTCTTAATTCCAATTCCTCAGATTGATTTCGATCCTACCGAGGTCTCCGTACCTTGGAAAACTCTCAGCCAGAAAGGATACAAGATCGTATTCGCGACACCTTCTGGAACTCCCGGTGAAGCTGATTTTAGAATGGTAACCGGCAAAGGGCTCGGAATATTATCTCCTGTTTTAAAGGCAAGAAAAGAGGATGTAGAATTCTATAGAGAATTAGAAAAATCGAATGAATTCCTTTCTCCTAAAAAATACGAATCGATCAAACCGGATTCTTTCGACGTATTATTACTTCCTGGAGGCCACGCCAAGGGAATGAGAACCTATCTGGAGTCCGAAAGCTTGCAAGGCTTGGTAGGAAAAACCTTTGCAGAAGGAAAACCTATAGCGGCGATTTGCCACGGAGTCCTTCTTGCAGCCAGATCTAAGAATCCTAAGACAAAGAAATCTTCCTTATCCGGATATAGAACGACTGGCCTGCTTCGTTCTCAGGAATTGTTAGCTTGGAATTTAACCAGGGCTTGGTTGGGAGATTATTATAGGACGTATCCTACTCCTTTGCAGGACGAAGTTATTTCCTTTCTCGCGTCTTCTTCTGACTTCGAGGAAGGGCCGATGCCTGTGTCCAGAGATACTTCTAACAACTTCAAACCTGGATTTACTGTTTTGGACAAAAACTATCTCTCGGCTCGCTGGCCTGGAGATGCTCATAAGTTTGCAAACGAGCTGCCTTTATTCTTCGGATGATCTTAGGATTTTGATTTTCCGAAAGGGAAGCAGAAACAATCTGTCCTTTAGATCTGTTGCATATACGTTTTCAACGATAGAATGCGGTTTAAATAGAAAATGAGTTCGAAAGAAAGATATATTTTTTTAGATGTAGGCGACACTCTTCTTACAATGAAGAAGCCGGCTGGAGAAGTATACTTCGAAGTGCTCAATGAATTCGGCCTTGATGCTACCAAGCATCCGAAAGGCTTTATGGAGAGAGCCTTTCGCAAGGCATATTCTCATATGACCAGGCACCCTCTGCCTGATTATCAGGACAAATTTTACGCTCACACGGATGGAAGCGAAGGTTGGTGGAGAGAATTACTCGGTTATTTCTTAAAAGAAATAGGCTCGGATCTGCAACCTGATCCAATCTTCCAATCTATATTCAAAAAATTTGATGAACCAAGCGTTTGGCAGATCGATCCTGGCTTCACAGACCTATTAAAGTTTGTAAGAGAAAATAAATTTGGGTTCGGGATCATTTCGAACTGGGATCATCGTCTCAAAGAATTATTAGCGAGTGTAGGAGTCTTGGATCATTTCGATCCTGTGATCGTTTCTGCCGAATTCGGTTATGAAAAACCTTCTCCTCTGATCTTTAAGGAAGCCGAAAATATTGTCGGCCTTTCTCCAGATAAGATCGTCTATTGCGGAGATAAAATAGAATTAGATATTACTCCTACTCGCTCAAGAGGATGGACTGCTTTCCACAAGCATCCGGAAGGAGATATTCGTAGTATAGGAGAGCTTGTAGGGTTACTTAGTAGATAGGCTCTAACTTTATTTTCTTCTTCGATCTTTCCTTCCTCAAACCCGTCTAAATGAATACGGATTGTCTCTGGAAATAAAATGAAACTACTCGCTATATCTGGAAGTCTTCGCAAAGGCTCCTCCAACACCGCCATATTACTCGCAGCTCAAAAGAGTGCAGAAAAAAATATAGAAATCACGTTAGCCGCTCCATTAGATCGCCTTCCTCATTTCAACCCGGACTTGGATACGGAGACTCCTCCCGAATCTGTAAAAGTTTGGAGAGACGAATTGAGAGAAGCGGACGGGATTATCTTTTCTAGTCCGGAATATGCCTTCGCAATCCCTGGAGTATTGAAGAATGCATTGGATTGGATCGTTTCCAGCGCCGAATTGTATAATAAACCTGTGGCATTAATTAATGCTTCTCCAAGCTATGGAGGAGCTGCCAAGGCTCAGGCAGCATTGATCCAACTTCTTGGAGTCTTAACTGCTAAAGTTGTAGATAAGGCTGTCCTGAATATCGCTTCCGTAAATAAGAAGATCGATTCCGAAGGAAATATTTCAGATGATGGCACTGCGCAAGAACTCCAAAATTGTGTGAATGCACTTGTCGAAGAAGTCTCTCTGAATAAAAATTCTAATTAGAATATAATGAATTTCTGTTCCACTTTATGCGAGTAAGGTGGAATTAAAATTCCGTCATCTTTCTTTAAAAAATTCGCTCACCGCTCTTCTTTTTTGCCCTGAATCTTAAAGTTAGAGGATAAATATACTGTCCTCTAACTGAGGAGTGTTATGATAATGCCAGCACCGATGTTTCAAAAAATTCCTCGTAAACTGGAGGAATTGTTGGGCCACGATGGTTCTGAAAATTTTACGGATTTTCTAAACAAGG
Above is a window of Leptospira semungkisensis DNA encoding:
- the uvrB gene encoding excinuclease ABC subunit UvrB, with the protein product MSAIFKIHSPYKAAGDQVQAIEKIATSFQQGEEKVTLVGVTGSGKTYTMAQVIAHLGLPTLVLSHNKTLAAQLFREFKEFFPENAVEYFVSYYDYYQPEAYVPSSDTFIEKDMSMNEEIDKLRLRATSSLLERDDVIIVSSVSCIYGLGSPEEYVNSVVSLKTGDVIDRDQVIRKLLHIQYNRNDTDFSRGNFRVRGDSIEVYPAYHTEAFRIEFFGDEVDSIARIHPVTAQVIAKQEKCFIYPAKHFIMAAPLIKDAILRIKDEMAEQEAKFTKENKFLEAQRIVSRTNYDMEMLQEMGYCNGIENYSRHLTGRQEGERPACLIDYFRGDFLLIVDESHVTIPQVGGMFAGDKARKQTLVDFGFRLPSALDNRPLNFTEFESLTPRTLYVSATPAEYEIEKSKIRVEQIIRPTGLLDPMVEVRPTKNQVEDLLVEIRKRIEKEERVLVTTLTKKMAEDLTDYYKELGLKVSYLHSEVDTLERVEIIRDLRKGIYDVLIGINLLREGLDIPEVSLVAILDADKEGFLRNYKSLIQTIGRAARNVSGTAVLYADKMTDSMTKAIEETKRRRSIQEEHNHKYKISPQTIKKQIGDIIERTEKDLTPEEAASEEIDKKFREKNFSSKEEMKERLREEMLKAAKELDFERAAMLRDKMLSIK
- a CDS encoding rhomboid family intramembrane serine protease, producing MGFSITIVTIAITTILSLYTLYSDQNLLDKLILRPFRDSREGNYYTLATSGFIHADLQHLLFNMLTLYFFGGVVDHIMGPMGFMGLYLASIIIANLITFNKYKNDPNYGSLGASGGTSGIVFASVLFYPYSHIYFFFIPIPIPGPLYAVLYLAYSYYASKNNRDGINHDAHLYGSLTGLAVAMLVEPGSAIAFLHYITGIFL
- the cutA gene encoding divalent-cation tolerance protein CutA, whose amino-acid sequence is MASSQEILIFTTLADRDLAEEYIAEMLQLGIITSGTIFPEVSLLYQWEGKLTIDSENKILLKAKADQYTAIEEYIMKKHPYLAPEIIKMDVSFGSDKFKAFIKDKIAKGG
- a CDS encoding LIC_10730 family protein, which produces MKNKSQILILLLLTNCYFAVDWSRGSAPKGSERAVLEDVPTVDEANLSKAELARKGKKQNFKTKEEQELFQLMTEQNRSPYDARNCTSLYSDCKDKCWKEYPSPAVETVITAVTLNRKRENCIAQCRNVCDNFEPSSSGGSMPNSGKGNYSNPNAPRY
- a CDS encoding serine hydrolase domain-containing protein; translation: MSRSFSSKSVSRRLFLFTLVFLFISNCSTFAWGWVKVPSGFAWDQDQVGILDRSPAEGFSVLYPEEAGLDSKPLIELSKKLRKDKTEVRSLLILKEGNLVWERYAGGVSRQHNHNMYSVTKSVTSLLLGICYTNSCGVDLDESLASVETGLPGLLPAELSGKESIRLKDAMHMSSGMGWDSFAKKEDIRTESDPLAIAWTPTVSAPPGTKFEYSNGDTQLVAGYLEAKTGKSLYEYSKNTAFSWLGIKGEEWYTSSSGRQTAGFGLRLRAIDMLKIGQLYLEGGKWKGRQVLRPEWIAWTLEPGVDKRYGLQFWLHEFEGKPTFMANGKGGQFIYVIPHRKIVIVMTSAIWDQAPDNVLASVLESVKSSLHSKEKTASLEREEAVLKELKTAHKTSLDPKLKEGADETRIAAEPGMKQNHP
- a CDS encoding type 1 glutamine amidotransferase domain-containing protein, with the translated sequence MKTVLIPIPQIDFDPTEVSVPWKTLSQKGYKIVFATPSGTPGEADFRMVTGKGLGILSPVLKARKEDVEFYRELEKSNEFLSPKKYESIKPDSFDVLLLPGGHAKGMRTYLESESLQGLVGKTFAEGKPIAAICHGVLLAARSKNPKTKKSSLSGYRTTGLLRSQELLAWNLTRAWLGDYYRTYPTPLQDEVISFLASSSDFEEGPMPVSRDTSNNFKPGFTVLDKNYLSARWPGDAHKFANELPLFFG
- a CDS encoding HAD-IA family hydrolase — translated: MSSKERYIFLDVGDTLLTMKKPAGEVYFEVLNEFGLDATKHPKGFMERAFRKAYSHMTRHPLPDYQDKFYAHTDGSEGWWRELLGYFLKEIGSDLQPDPIFQSIFKKFDEPSVWQIDPGFTDLLKFVRENKFGFGIISNWDHRLKELLASVGVLDHFDPVIVSAEFGYEKPSPLIFKEAENIVGLSPDKIVYCGDKIELDITPTRSRGWTAFHKHPEGDIRSIGELVGLLSR
- a CDS encoding NADPH-dependent FMN reductase, whose protein sequence is MKLLAISGSLRKGSSNTAILLAAQKSAEKNIEITLAAPLDRLPHFNPDLDTETPPESVKVWRDELREADGIIFSSPEYAFAIPGVLKNALDWIVSSAELYNKPVALINASPSYGGAAKAQAALIQLLGVLTAKVVDKAVLNIASVNKKIDSEGNISDDGTAQELQNCVNALVEEVSLNKNSN